The following proteins are co-located in the Echinicola sp. 20G genome:
- a CDS encoding C40 family peptidase: MKETNIAPCFLLIVLTAFAFGCHQEEKKGISDLVSTVKEQYAPDKRVALFDIQWSGDTLAGETNLPAALKALKAKMDSAGIEFFNAVTLLPEAGLDGRTHAVVTISVANIRSAPKHSAELATQATMGTPVNVLKKEGSWYLIQTPDHYISWVDAAGIELMDDAELAKWENAQKVIFTGLLGYVYEDESEASMVSDLTAGNLLEKLGESNSHYEVALPDGRSGYINKSTAAPFIDWVASRSLTDDNLISTAKNMMGVPYLWGGTSIKGVDCSGFTKTIYFLNGQVIPRDASQQVNEGELVDTDKDWDKLRVGDLLFFGRKATEDRPERIVHVGMWIGNNSFIHSRGRVRISSFDPNSPNFDEYELGRYLRTKRIRQVPSENIVSVDKVLN, from the coding sequence ATGAAAGAGACTAACATTGCCCCTTGTTTTCTGCTTATTGTCCTTACAGCATTTGCTTTTGGCTGTCACCAAGAGGAGAAAAAGGGTATATCAGACTTGGTGAGTACAGTCAAAGAACAATATGCTCCTGATAAACGTGTCGCTCTTTTCGATATCCAATGGTCTGGAGACACTCTTGCAGGAGAGACCAATTTACCTGCTGCATTGAAAGCTTTGAAAGCGAAAATGGATAGTGCTGGAATTGAGTTTTTCAATGCTGTTACCCTGTTACCAGAAGCAGGTTTGGACGGAAGGACCCATGCTGTGGTGACCATCTCCGTTGCCAATATTAGAAGTGCTCCAAAACATTCTGCAGAACTGGCCACTCAAGCTACTATGGGAACTCCCGTTAATGTACTTAAGAAGGAAGGCAGTTGGTATTTGATCCAAACCCCTGATCATTATATTTCTTGGGTAGATGCAGCTGGTATTGAATTAATGGATGATGCTGAATTGGCCAAGTGGGAAAATGCCCAGAAAGTGATCTTTACAGGCCTTTTGGGTTATGTTTATGAAGATGAATCCGAAGCATCCATGGTGAGTGACCTCACTGCCGGTAACCTCCTCGAAAAGTTGGGTGAATCCAATAGCCATTATGAGGTGGCATTGCCAGATGGAAGATCAGGATACATCAATAAATCCACTGCGGCACCATTCATCGATTGGGTAGCCAGTAGGTCGCTTACAGATGACAACTTGATCAGTACAGCTAAAAATATGATGGGAGTACCTTACCTATGGGGAGGCACCTCTATCAAAGGAGTTGACTGCAGTGGATTTACCAAAACGATCTATTTCCTCAATGGACAAGTGATTCCTAGGGATGCCTCTCAGCAAGTTAATGAAGGTGAGTTGGTGGATACCGATAAAGACTGGGACAAGCTTCGGGTTGGAGATTTATTGTTCTTCGGTAGAAAAGCAACCGAAGACCGACCGGAAAGAATTGTTCATGTGGGAATGTGGATAGGAAATAATTCCTTTATTCACTCGAGGGGAAGGGTCAGGATCAGTAGTTTTGACCCTAATAGCCCTAACTTTGATGAGTATGAATTGGGTCGCTATTTAAGAACCAAAAGAATAAGACAGGTTCCTAGTGAAAATATCGTTTCTGTGGATAAAGTCTTGAATTAA
- a CDS encoding amidohydrolase family protein, whose protein sequence is MRKINLTIYALLFFLLPVLSYGQIEGEVLKPEGGSFLLKGATVVTVTNGILENTDVLISNGKISSIGAGLSASGATEIDCSGQFIYPGMIDSGTRLGLVEVGSLAETQDYSEIGNVTPNMQALTAINPNSVSIPVTRVSGVTTVLSVPSGGLFPGTAALINLNGYTPDQMYTGFKGVPMNFPTSARRGRWDRRSDDEIKKDAEKALKDINDIWERASTYMKLEDAEADLQYYPEMQQLAKVVRGELPLLIEVNKAEDIKNALKWVKEKAVQNAILTGVSEGFRVADEIAAADVPVITGPVLALPSRNSDRYDAAYSNPGKMLKAGVKVAIRTSDAENVRNLPFNAGFAAAYGMGKEEALKAITIVPAEIFGVDDHLGSIEEGKSATLFISDGDPFETSTQIMHVFIDGYKVPMTSRHIRLYQEFLERNPGLEKH, encoded by the coding sequence ATGAGAAAAATTAATTTAACGATATATGCGCTTTTATTCTTCCTTCTGCCTGTGCTTTCTTATGGGCAAATTGAAGGGGAAGTACTGAAGCCAGAAGGAGGCTCCTTTCTTTTGAAGGGAGCTACTGTGGTTACCGTGACCAATGGGATTCTGGAAAATACAGATGTTTTGATCAGTAATGGTAAAATCTCAAGTATTGGTGCCGGTCTAAGTGCAAGTGGAGCAACAGAAATTGACTGTTCCGGTCAATTTATCTACCCTGGTATGATTGATTCTGGAACACGTTTAGGTTTGGTGGAAGTTGGTTCACTGGCCGAAACTCAGGATTATTCTGAAATAGGTAATGTAACACCAAATATGCAGGCATTGACTGCTATTAACCCAAACTCGGTGAGCATTCCAGTGACACGAGTGAGTGGTGTTACCACCGTCTTGTCCGTTCCTTCTGGAGGCCTTTTTCCCGGAACTGCAGCTTTGATCAATTTGAATGGCTATACCCCTGATCAAATGTACACAGGTTTCAAGGGAGTTCCGATGAACTTCCCTACTTCTGCAAGACGAGGCCGTTGGGACAGAAGAAGTGATGATGAAATCAAGAAGGACGCAGAAAAAGCATTGAAGGACATCAATGATATTTGGGAAAGAGCAAGCACTTATATGAAACTGGAGGATGCAGAAGCTGACCTTCAATATTACCCTGAAATGCAACAGTTGGCTAAAGTGGTAAGAGGTGAACTTCCTTTATTGATTGAAGTCAATAAGGCTGAAGATATTAAGAATGCCTTAAAATGGGTCAAAGAGAAAGCGGTTCAAAATGCCATATTAACTGGCGTATCTGAAGGTTTCCGAGTAGCAGATGAAATTGCAGCTGCCGATGTTCCTGTGATCACGGGACCAGTATTGGCATTACCATCCAGAAATTCTGACCGATATGACGCAGCTTATTCCAATCCTGGAAAAATGCTGAAAGCTGGTGTAAAAGTGGCTATTAGGACTTCTGACGCTGAAAATGTAAGAAACTTACCTTTTAACGCTGGATTTGCAGCTGCCTATGGTATGGGCAAAGAAGAAGCTTTAAAAGCTATTACCATTGTGCCTGCTGAGATTTTTGGTGTAGACGATCATCTAGGATCTATTGAAGAGGGCAAAAGCGCCACCTTATTCATTTCTGACGGTGACCCATTTGAAACCAGTACTCAAATCATGCATGTCTTTATAGATGGTTATAAGGTACCAATGACCAGTAGACATATCAGATTGTACCAAGAGTTTTTGGAGAGAAACCCAGGATTAGAAAAGCACTAA
- a CDS encoding amidohydrolase family protein, which yields MKKFTYIMLSIVLFGAKSLYAQTPKGDVLIQNATVLTVTQGTLEETDVLVEDGIIKKIGKDLSASGSIETIDATGKFLMPGIIDAHSHLALDVVNEASAPITAQVSMADVVNPFDVGIYRALAGGTTVAHGLHGSANAIGGQSITMKFRYGTYNPEDIFMKEAPRTIKFALGENPTRVHGRGKNIQPRTRMGVEAIIRNGFAEAQQYKKAWESYNSVKDKKNSTATPPTYDLRLQTLADILDGKIIIHCHSYRADEIYMLINVCRDFGVDKLVFTHVNEGFKVAPELAKYTMGASVFSDWWAYKFEVYYSTAYNAAILMENDVITSINSDSDELIRHLYHEAAKTQRYGGLTDEQALSLITINPAKQLGIDEFVGSIEEGKQGDLVIFDHHPLSVYAVPQMTFIDGVKYFDINEDEDDQRIKVSPTEMVEPVYLKAEDERCMHGVELFMQEAAAFNHTH from the coding sequence ATGAAGAAATTTACTTATATCATGCTCTCAATCGTATTGTTTGGAGCAAAATCTTTGTATGCACAAACACCTAAAGGCGACGTTCTAATCCAAAATGCCACGGTGCTGACAGTTACACAAGGGACTTTGGAAGAAACAGATGTCTTGGTAGAAGATGGTATTATCAAGAAGATAGGGAAAGATCTTTCCGCATCTGGAAGTATTGAAACCATAGATGCTACTGGAAAATTTTTGATGCCAGGTATTATTGACGCTCACAGCCATTTGGCTTTGGATGTGGTCAATGAAGCTTCAGCCCCCATCACAGCACAAGTATCCATGGCCGATGTGGTCAACCCTTTTGATGTTGGTATCTATAGGGCCCTTGCTGGAGGTACTACTGTGGCACATGGTCTTCACGGATCTGCCAATGCTATTGGAGGACAAAGTATTACCATGAAATTCAGGTATGGCACATATAATCCTGAGGACATTTTCATGAAGGAAGCTCCCAGAACGATTAAGTTTGCTTTGGGAGAAAATCCTACCAGAGTTCATGGCCGTGGTAAAAACATCCAACCTAGAACCAGAATGGGTGTTGAAGCGATTATTAGAAATGGTTTTGCTGAAGCACAACAGTACAAAAAGGCATGGGAAAGTTACAATTCGGTAAAGGACAAAAAGAACAGCACTGCTACCCCTCCTACTTATGATTTGAGATTACAGACCCTGGCTGATATCCTAGATGGTAAAATCATCATCCATTGCCACTCTTATAGGGCTGATGAAATCTATATGCTGATCAATGTTTGTAGGGATTTTGGCGTGGATAAATTGGTGTTTACCCATGTAAATGAAGGCTTCAAAGTAGCTCCGGAATTGGCAAAGTATACGATGGGCGCATCTGTTTTCAGCGATTGGTGGGCTTATAAATTTGAAGTGTACTATTCCACTGCTTATAATGCTGCGATCCTGATGGAAAACGATGTGATTACCTCTATCAATTCAGATTCTGATGAATTGATTCGTCACCTTTACCATGAAGCAGCTAAAACACAACGATATGGCGGTTTGACAGACGAACAAGCACTATCATTGATTACCATCAATCCTGCAAAGCAATTGGGTATTGATGAGTTTGTAGGCTCCATAGAGGAAGGTAAGCAAGGCGATCTGGTTATTTTTGACCATCATCCTCTTTCAGTTTATGCTGTGCCACAAATGACCTTTATTGATGGTGTCAAATATTTTGATATCAATGAAGATGAAGATGACCAAAGAATAAAGGTTAGTCCAACAGAAATGGTAGAACCTGTTTACCTTAAAGCAGAAGATGAGCGATGTATGCATGGTGTGGAATTGTTTATGCAAGAAGCTGCTGCTTTTAACCACACTCATTGA
- a CDS encoding amidohydrolase family protein has protein sequence MIKRQNTLMYLVLSFCLLFSNHSFSQSDNSGQRRITGTYAVTNATVFTQPGKSISSATIILKDGLIKAVGNDLNIPIDAQVIKGDSLFVYAGFIDVASEAGVSKPEDVKRSDDMDPSDPRNEVAGITPEREVLQYWDVNNGEITNWRKAGFSIAQVVPKGEMLPGQTALVVYGDKESSNILAESTGLYAQFETARGVYPGTTLGLMAKWRELYKNAQLKYEHASLFKEKGNGINRPEKDPSLEAFYKVINGQVPVVFEAEDELEIRRVLRLKKELGFDVVITGVKEGSKLAEDIKDAGAKIVLSLDLPDNKASKAKMEDATEEAKKAHERVIAAYKEALSEAASFEAAGIPFAFSSKGAKSGDVFKNIQSMIENGLSEEGALAALTTNPANMLGISSFTGTVEKGKLANLVLTTDSLFSKDAKIKYVMADGYLFEYEASKSKKKNGDVEDILGVWNYTSETPGGTSKGTVTFSQKSGNLKGEIVVDDPDGGGKVTRQLENIHYDGKELSYTFSIIVQGQEIVVNTKGTLSGNEFEGNLSIRDMGTFPFTATKEPDFKL, from the coding sequence ATGATTAAAAGACAAAACACATTAATGTATTTAGTGTTGTCGTTTTGTTTGCTGTTTTCCAATCACTCTTTCTCACAGAGTGATAATTCTGGACAAAGAAGGATTACAGGAACTTACGCCGTTACTAATGCAACTGTTTTTACTCAGCCTGGGAAAAGTATTTCCAGTGCTACCATTATTTTAAAGGATGGCTTGATCAAAGCCGTCGGTAATGATTTAAATATTCCTATTGATGCCCAAGTCATCAAGGGAGATTCCTTATTTGTATATGCGGGTTTCATTGATGTAGCATCCGAAGCCGGGGTAAGTAAGCCTGAGGACGTCAAAAGGTCTGATGATATGGATCCATCTGATCCACGTAATGAAGTTGCGGGTATCACTCCCGAAAGAGAAGTGCTTCAGTATTGGGATGTTAATAATGGGGAAATCACCAATTGGAGGAAAGCAGGCTTTTCCATCGCACAAGTAGTTCCAAAAGGAGAAATGCTGCCTGGGCAAACTGCCTTGGTCGTTTATGGTGATAAAGAATCATCCAACATTCTTGCCGAATCTACTGGGCTTTATGCACAGTTTGAAACAGCAAGAGGAGTTTATCCAGGAACTACCCTAGGCTTAATGGCCAAATGGAGAGAGCTTTATAAAAATGCTCAACTCAAATATGAACATGCTTCGCTCTTCAAAGAAAAGGGAAATGGGATTAATAGGCCTGAAAAAGATCCAAGTCTAGAAGCTTTTTATAAGGTAATCAATGGCCAAGTCCCCGTTGTTTTTGAAGCTGAAGATGAATTGGAAATTAGACGAGTTTTAAGGCTGAAGAAAGAATTGGGATTTGATGTTGTCATCACTGGTGTAAAAGAAGGCAGCAAATTAGCTGAAGATATCAAGGATGCTGGTGCTAAGATAGTGTTGTCACTAGACCTTCCAGATAACAAAGCCTCAAAAGCAAAAATGGAGGATGCCACCGAAGAGGCTAAAAAAGCGCATGAAAGAGTGATTGCCGCCTATAAAGAAGCCTTGTCTGAAGCAGCTTCATTTGAAGCCGCAGGAATCCCATTTGCATTTAGTTCCAAAGGAGCAAAAAGTGGTGATGTATTCAAAAACATTCAATCCATGATTGAAAATGGCTTGAGTGAAGAAGGAGCATTGGCAGCATTAACAACAAACCCTGCTAATATGTTAGGGATTAGTTCTTTTACTGGAACAGTTGAAAAAGGGAAACTGGCCAACCTTGTCTTGACTACTGATAGTCTTTTTAGTAAGGATGCTAAAATTAAATATGTGATGGCTGATGGTTATTTATTTGAATATGAAGCTTCAAAATCCAAAAAGAAAAATGGAGATGTTGAAGATATATTGGGAGTATGGAATTATACCTCCGAAACTCCTGGAGGTACATCCAAAGGCACCGTGACATTTAGTCAAAAATCAGGTAATTTAAAAGGTGAAATAGTGGTAGATGATCCTGATGGTGGTGGTAAAGTAACCCGTCAACTAGAAAACATCCACTATGACGGGAAAGAGCTTTCTTATACCTTTTCCATCATTGTTCAAGGGCAAGAAATAGTTGTAAATACCAAAGGTACATTGAGTGGAAATGAATTTGAAGGAAACCTCAGTATCAGAGACATGGGGACTTTTCCCTTTACTGCCACCAAAGAGCCGGATTTTAAATTATAA
- a CDS encoding response regulator transcription factor, translating to MKDILVIEDDQLILKMVEFRLKKEGHNVSIAEDGNQGIQALEDNCPDLIITDIMVPFKSGIEIIEFAKSKYPHCPIIVLSALGEEEGTVMEAFNMGVSDFVPKPFNPNELAIRVRRLIN from the coding sequence ATGAAGGATATTTTAGTGATAGAAGACGACCAGTTAATTTTAAAAATGGTAGAATTCCGCCTTAAAAAAGAGGGACATAATGTAAGCATAGCTGAAGATGGAAACCAAGGAATCCAGGCGCTGGAAGATAATTGCCCAGATCTAATTATTACGGATATTATGGTTCCTTTTAAAAGTGGAATTGAGATTATTGAATTTGCTAAGTCAAAGTATCCTCATTGTCCCATTATTGTACTAAGTGCACTTGGGGAAGAAGAAGGTACAGTTATGGAAGCTTTCAATATGGGGGTTTCAGATTTTGTTCCTAAACCCTTTAATCCGAACGAACTGGCCATAAGGGTTAGACGATTGATTAATTAA
- a CDS encoding glycosyltransferase family 2 protein — MYSLLFELIVQVFGIFFLLYGFAVIMIYMTITLLSGLELRKQLKKNKFVDYKDVITTPVGPGVSILAPAYNEGKTIVQNVRSLLSLHYSKFEVIIINDGSKDDSIDILIKSFDLRKTDFAFEASIETQAVRGVYKSNNPSFSKLIVVDKENGGKADALNAGINISGQELIACIDVDCILAPDSIVRMLRPFLEETNKKVIAVGGGIGIANNCDIKDGTVIKYRVPDTILGRFQVIEYFRSFLLGRMAWSRVNGLLLISGAFGFFDKELVLKVGGYFPKTVGEDMELVVRMRRYMEEQKIPYKVAFVSDPLCWTEVPESEEILSKQRNRWMRGTIETLQLHRRMQLNPKYGITGMVSFPFWAMFEKNAPIIEFLGLIYTVTLIFMGEFSSVYFISLFILIYFFSIMLSSFSILFEELAYNRYREKGDLWKLIITVLKEPLFIHPKLMLWCMKGHWNFIKGIGGWGEMVRTGFNNTVKKGTAQS; from the coding sequence ATGTATAGTTTGTTATTTGAATTAATCGTACAAGTTTTCGGTATTTTCTTTTTGCTTTATGGTTTTGCTGTAATCATGATTTACATGACGATCACATTACTATCTGGATTGGAGCTTAGAAAACAATTAAAAAAGAACAAGTTTGTCGATTACAAGGATGTAATTACAACGCCAGTGGGCCCTGGTGTTTCTATTCTTGCTCCCGCTTATAATGAAGGAAAAACAATTGTCCAAAATGTGAGAAGCTTACTGTCTTTGCACTATAGCAAATTTGAAGTGATCATAATTAACGATGGAAGTAAAGATGATTCTATTGATATTCTTATCAAGAGTTTTGACTTGCGAAAAACGGATTTTGCTTTTGAAGCTTCCATTGAAACACAGGCTGTTAGAGGAGTCTATAAGTCAAATAACCCTTCGTTTAGCAAATTAATAGTGGTTGATAAAGAAAATGGTGGCAAGGCAGACGCATTAAATGCCGGTATTAATATTTCAGGGCAGGAACTTATTGCTTGTATTGATGTGGACTGTATTTTGGCTCCTGATTCCATTGTAAGGATGCTTAGGCCATTTTTGGAGGAAACTAATAAAAAGGTTATTGCAGTAGGTGGGGGAATAGGAATTGCTAATAACTGCGATATTAAAGATGGAACTGTAATCAAATATAGAGTACCAGACACTATTTTAGGTAGATTTCAGGTTATTGAGTATTTTAGGTCATTTTTGCTTGGAAGAATGGCGTGGTCAAGAGTCAATGGTTTACTCTTAATATCTGGAGCTTTTGGTTTTTTTGATAAAGAACTGGTGCTTAAGGTAGGTGGCTATTTTCCTAAAACAGTGGGAGAAGACATGGAATTGGTAGTTAGAATGAGACGATATATGGAAGAGCAAAAGATTCCATATAAAGTAGCATTTGTTTCTGACCCATTGTGTTGGACAGAAGTACCAGAATCAGAAGAAATTCTTAGTAAACAAAGAAACCGATGGATGAGAGGTACGATAGAAACTCTTCAACTTCATCGTAGAATGCAGTTAAATCCAAAATATGGCATCACCGGTATGGTATCCTTTCCTTTTTGGGCCATGTTTGAGAAAAATGCTCCCATAATAGAGTTTTTAGGACTGATTTACACGGTGACTTTGATTTTTATGGGAGAATTCAGTTCTGTCTATTTTATCAGTTTGTTTATTCTCATTTACTTTTTCTCGATAATGCTTTCTTCGTTTAGTATCCTGTTCGAAGAATTAGCCTATAACAGGTACAGAGAAAAAGGTGACCTATGGAAATTAATTATAACAGTGTTAAAAGAACCTCTTTTTATTCATCCAAAACTGATGTTATGGTGTATGAAAGGCCACTGGAACTTCATCAAAGGCATTGGTGGTTGGGGAGAAATGGTGAGGACAGGATTTAATAATACAGTAAAGAAAGGTACAGCTCAATCATGA
- a CDS encoding YaiO family outer membrane beta-barrel protein, with product MNSKCILVGLIMFFFGLQTKAQENFDPDKKFFEARDLALNGQREEAIDLAFKIVEKYPGYSDVWILLGRIHSWEGKNDSASVYFERAIKESPDYEDAYIGYLDNLFWAEQYDKAEQVLDRAYQQFGAGASAALKYRQSRLYYYREDYKEAVDIAETLYENDVKIDGLLSYIQRLKRLTIKSAVGLTFDHDSFEGQISPWQTYSLYARTQAGFMGNVIGRVTHSHRFDGYGTQYELDAYPSLGENSYAYLNVGVSNASFFPNYRFGTSIYWSLPKAFEFDIGYRHLNFSETTHIITGSIGKYTGNWWLNLRANHVPSSAGGSISGNFQARYYYKGAEDYFMFQFSTGVSPDEEDRDLQSQLLDSYRGRIGYQQLWSPKWLGYAFVGYSYDEITPDNYRPNLNISIGTEFRF from the coding sequence ATGAACAGTAAATGCATATTAGTGGGTTTGATAATGTTTTTCTTTGGACTTCAGACAAAGGCTCAGGAAAACTTTGACCCTGACAAAAAATTCTTTGAAGCGAGGGATTTGGCGCTTAATGGTCAAAGAGAAGAAGCTATTGACTTGGCATTCAAAATAGTTGAAAAATATCCCGGTTATTCAGATGTATGGATATTATTGGGAAGAATACACTCTTGGGAGGGCAAAAATGACTCTGCCTCTGTTTATTTTGAAAGAGCCATTAAAGAAAGTCCAGATTATGAAGACGCCTATATTGGATATTTAGATAATTTATTTTGGGCAGAGCAATATGATAAAGCTGAACAAGTATTGGATAGAGCATACCAACAATTTGGAGCTGGCGCATCAGCAGCATTAAAATATAGACAGTCAAGACTTTATTATTATCGAGAGGATTACAAAGAAGCTGTTGACATAGCTGAAACTCTATATGAAAATGATGTAAAAATAGATGGTCTGCTTTCTTACATTCAAAGGTTAAAAAGGTTAACCATTAAAAGTGCTGTAGGACTTACCTTCGATCATGATAGCTTTGAAGGTCAAATCAGTCCATGGCAGACCTATTCCCTTTATGCTAGGACGCAAGCTGGATTTATGGGCAATGTTATCGGAAGAGTGACTCATTCGCATCGTTTTGATGGTTATGGTACACAATATGAGTTAGATGCATACCCTAGTTTAGGAGAAAACTCTTACGCCTATTTAAATGTAGGGGTTTCCAACGCCTCTTTTTTTCCAAATTATAGGTTTGGTACTTCTATCTATTGGAGCCTACCAAAAGCTTTCGAGTTTGATATTGGTTATAGGCACTTAAACTTTAGTGAAACCACTCACATCATAACCGGCTCAATAGGAAAGTATACTGGTAACTGGTGGCTAAATTTAAGGGCCAACCATGTGCCATCAAGTGCTGGCGGTTCGATCAGTGGAAACTTCCAGGCTAGGTATTATTATAAGGGGGCTGAAGATTATTTTATGTTCCAATTCAGTACAGGTGTATCTCCAGATGAAGAGGATAGAGATTTACAGTCTCAATTATTGGATTCATACAGAGGGCGAATAGGCTATCAACAGCTTTGGAGTCCCAAATGGTTGGGCTATGCTTTTGTAGGCTATTCTTATGATGAAATTACACCTGATAACTATCGCCCCAATCTTAATATTTCTATAGGAACGGAATTTAGATTTTAA